The Neodiprion fabricii isolate iyNeoFabr1 chromosome 4, iyNeoFabr1.1, whole genome shotgun sequence genome window below encodes:
- the LOC124181233 gene encoding MTRF1L release factor glutamine methyltransferase isoform X1, translating into MMALKMLRVCRGSILSGCKTCTVRIGREELANGLKYFSTRINEGEPDTICEIVKYWSNRFENEGISEPVESIEHILTHVLGSKKRYSSNTVIQTMDLADAPEQRLSLDQITKLQSLCQCRMSRMPVQYIIGEWDFRDITLKLVPPVFIPRPETEILVDIALRRMAEAKNSHYIVLDIGCGSGAISLALVHSSNQIATSQIQCTSVDKSLYACELTRQNAEILGLQDKLRIVNAALRENGTIKSLNDSHPGVDFDQQQFDIIISNPPYIPTEKLMELAPEIKIYEDLRALDGGKDGLSLIKAVLRYASIALIPRGLLFMEVDPTHPEYIEFFTKKYTDLKLKFEHTYKDYCNNDRFVELSKLD; encoded by the exons ATGATGGCATTAAAAATGTTGCGAGTTTGTAGGGGGTCGATATTATCGGGTTGCAAAACTTGTACCGTAAGGATAGGGAGAGAAGAGTTGGCTAATGGGCTAAAATATTTTAGCACAAGGATCAACGAGGGTGAGCCTGATACGATTTGTGAAATAGTCAAATATTGGAGTAACCGGTTTGAAAATGAGGGTATTTCAGAACCTGTTGAATCAATCGAACATATTCTCACTCACGTACTCGGCTCAAAAAAG CGTTACAGTTCCAACACCGTGATTCAGACCATGGACTTGGCTGATGCGCCGGAGCAGCGGCTATCCTTAGACCAAATAACCAAGCTTCAATCTCTCTGTCAGTGCAGAATGTCAAG aatgcCTGTGCAGTACATCATCGGCGAATGGGATTTCAGAGATATTACGCTGAAACTGGTCCCTCCCGTCTTCATACCACGACCAGAAACCGAAATTCTGGTTGACATTGCACTCAGGAGAATGGCGGAAGCTAAGAATAGTCATTACATAGTGCTGGATATCGGCTGTGGCTCGGGAGCTATCTCTTTAGCTTTGGTTCACTCGAGCAACCAGATAGCAACGTCACAG aTTCAGTGCACATCTGTAGACAAAAGTTTATACGCTTGCGAATTGACCAGGCAAAATGCAGAGATTTTAGGACTACAGGACAAGTTGAGAATCGTAAACGCGGCTCTTAGGGAGAATGGTACAATAAAATCACTAAATGACTCTCATCCGGGTGTTGATTTTGACCAGCAACAGTTCGATATAATTATCAGCAATCCGCCATACATACCGActgaaaaattaatggaattagcaccggaaataaaaat aTATGAAGATCTCAGGGCTTTAGATGGAGGCAAGGATGGTTTAAGCTTGATAAAAGCAGTCCTGAGATATGCGTCAATAGCATTGATTCCCAGAGGTTTGCTGTTCATGGAAGTCGATCCTACGCATCCGGAATACATTGAATTCTTCACcaaaaaatatacagattTAAAACTAAAGTTCGAACACACGTACAAAGATTACTGCAACAATGATAGGTTtgttgaattatcaaaattagaTTGA
- the LOC124181233 gene encoding MTRF1L release factor glutamine methyltransferase isoform X3, giving the protein MRVFQNLLNQSNIFSLTYSAQKSSNTVIQTMDLADAPEQRLSLDQITKLQSLCQCRMSRMPVQYIIGEWDFRDITLKLVPPVFIPRPETEILVDIALRRMAEAKNSHYIVLDIGCGSGAISLALVHSSNQIATSQIQCTSVDKSLYACELTRQNAEILGLQDKLRIVNAALRENGTIKSLNDSHPGVDFDQQQFDIIISNPPYIPTEKLMELAPEIKIYEDLRALDGGKDGLSLIKAVLRYASIALIPRGLLFMEVDPTHPEYIEFFTKKYTDLKLKFEHTYKDYCNNDRFVELSKLD; this is encoded by the exons ATGAGGGTATTTCAGAACCTGTTGAATCAATCGAACATATTCTCACTCACGTACTCGGCTCAAAAAAG TTCCAACACCGTGATTCAGACCATGGACTTGGCTGATGCGCCGGAGCAGCGGCTATCCTTAGACCAAATAACCAAGCTTCAATCTCTCTGTCAGTGCAGAATGTCAAG aatgcCTGTGCAGTACATCATCGGCGAATGGGATTTCAGAGATATTACGCTGAAACTGGTCCCTCCCGTCTTCATACCACGACCAGAAACCGAAATTCTGGTTGACATTGCACTCAGGAGAATGGCGGAAGCTAAGAATAGTCATTACATAGTGCTGGATATCGGCTGTGGCTCGGGAGCTATCTCTTTAGCTTTGGTTCACTCGAGCAACCAGATAGCAACGTCACAG aTTCAGTGCACATCTGTAGACAAAAGTTTATACGCTTGCGAATTGACCAGGCAAAATGCAGAGATTTTAGGACTACAGGACAAGTTGAGAATCGTAAACGCGGCTCTTAGGGAGAATGGTACAATAAAATCACTAAATGACTCTCATCCGGGTGTTGATTTTGACCAGCAACAGTTCGATATAATTATCAGCAATCCGCCATACATACCGActgaaaaattaatggaattagcaccggaaataaaaat aTATGAAGATCTCAGGGCTTTAGATGGAGGCAAGGATGGTTTAAGCTTGATAAAAGCAGTCCTGAGATATGCGTCAATAGCATTGATTCCCAGAGGTTTGCTGTTCATGGAAGTCGATCCTACGCATCCGGAATACATTGAATTCTTCACcaaaaaatatacagattTAAAACTAAAGTTCGAACACACGTACAAAGATTACTGCAACAATGATAGGTTtgttgaattatcaaaattagaTTGA
- the LOC124181233 gene encoding MTRF1L release factor glutamine methyltransferase isoform X5 yields MPVQYIIGEWDFRDITLKLVPPVFIPRPETEILVDIALRRMAEAKNSHYIVLDIGCGSGAISLALVHSSNQIATSQIQCTSVDKSLYACELTRQNAEILGLQDKLRIVNAALRENGTIKSLNDSHPGVDFDQQQFDIIISNPPYIPTEKLMELAPEIKIYEDLRALDGGKDGLSLIKAVLRYASIALIPRGLLFMEVDPTHPEYIEFFTKKYTDLKLKFEHTYKDYCNNDRFVELSKLD; encoded by the exons atgcCTGTGCAGTACATCATCGGCGAATGGGATTTCAGAGATATTACGCTGAAACTGGTCCCTCCCGTCTTCATACCACGACCAGAAACCGAAATTCTGGTTGACATTGCACTCAGGAGAATGGCGGAAGCTAAGAATAGTCATTACATAGTGCTGGATATCGGCTGTGGCTCGGGAGCTATCTCTTTAGCTTTGGTTCACTCGAGCAACCAGATAGCAACGTCACAG aTTCAGTGCACATCTGTAGACAAAAGTTTATACGCTTGCGAATTGACCAGGCAAAATGCAGAGATTTTAGGACTACAGGACAAGTTGAGAATCGTAAACGCGGCTCTTAGGGAGAATGGTACAATAAAATCACTAAATGACTCTCATCCGGGTGTTGATTTTGACCAGCAACAGTTCGATATAATTATCAGCAATCCGCCATACATACCGActgaaaaattaatggaattagcaccggaaataaaaat aTATGAAGATCTCAGGGCTTTAGATGGAGGCAAGGATGGTTTAAGCTTGATAAAAGCAGTCCTGAGATATGCGTCAATAGCATTGATTCCCAGAGGTTTGCTGTTCATGGAAGTCGATCCTACGCATCCGGAATACATTGAATTCTTCACcaaaaaatatacagattTAAAACTAAAGTTCGAACACACGTACAAAGATTACTGCAACAATGATAGGTTtgttgaattatcaaaattagaTTGA
- the LOC124181233 gene encoding MTRF1L release factor glutamine methyltransferase isoform X2: MRVFQNLLNQSNIFSLTYSAQKKRYSSNTVIQTMDLADAPEQRLSLDQITKLQSLCQCRMSRMPVQYIIGEWDFRDITLKLVPPVFIPRPETEILVDIALRRMAEAKNSHYIVLDIGCGSGAISLALVHSSNQIATSQIQCTSVDKSLYACELTRQNAEILGLQDKLRIVNAALRENGTIKSLNDSHPGVDFDQQQFDIIISNPPYIPTEKLMELAPEIKIYEDLRALDGGKDGLSLIKAVLRYASIALIPRGLLFMEVDPTHPEYIEFFTKKYTDLKLKFEHTYKDYCNNDRFVELSKLD, translated from the exons ATGAGGGTATTTCAGAACCTGTTGAATCAATCGAACATATTCTCACTCACGTACTCGGCTCAAAAAA AGCGTTACAGTTCCAACACCGTGATTCAGACCATGGACTTGGCTGATGCGCCGGAGCAGCGGCTATCCTTAGACCAAATAACCAAGCTTCAATCTCTCTGTCAGTGCAGAATGTCAAG aatgcCTGTGCAGTACATCATCGGCGAATGGGATTTCAGAGATATTACGCTGAAACTGGTCCCTCCCGTCTTCATACCACGACCAGAAACCGAAATTCTGGTTGACATTGCACTCAGGAGAATGGCGGAAGCTAAGAATAGTCATTACATAGTGCTGGATATCGGCTGTGGCTCGGGAGCTATCTCTTTAGCTTTGGTTCACTCGAGCAACCAGATAGCAACGTCACAG aTTCAGTGCACATCTGTAGACAAAAGTTTATACGCTTGCGAATTGACCAGGCAAAATGCAGAGATTTTAGGACTACAGGACAAGTTGAGAATCGTAAACGCGGCTCTTAGGGAGAATGGTACAATAAAATCACTAAATGACTCTCATCCGGGTGTTGATTTTGACCAGCAACAGTTCGATATAATTATCAGCAATCCGCCATACATACCGActgaaaaattaatggaattagcaccggaaataaaaat aTATGAAGATCTCAGGGCTTTAGATGGAGGCAAGGATGGTTTAAGCTTGATAAAAGCAGTCCTGAGATATGCGTCAATAGCATTGATTCCCAGAGGTTTGCTGTTCATGGAAGTCGATCCTACGCATCCGGAATACATTGAATTCTTCACcaaaaaatatacagattTAAAACTAAAGTTCGAACACACGTACAAAGATTACTGCAACAATGATAGGTTtgttgaattatcaaaattagaTTGA
- the LOC124181233 gene encoding MTRF1L release factor glutamine methyltransferase isoform X4: protein MDLADAPEQRLSLDQITKLQSLCQCRMSRMPVQYIIGEWDFRDITLKLVPPVFIPRPETEILVDIALRRMAEAKNSHYIVLDIGCGSGAISLALVHSSNQIATSQIQCTSVDKSLYACELTRQNAEILGLQDKLRIVNAALRENGTIKSLNDSHPGVDFDQQQFDIIISNPPYIPTEKLMELAPEIKIYEDLRALDGGKDGLSLIKAVLRYASIALIPRGLLFMEVDPTHPEYIEFFTKKYTDLKLKFEHTYKDYCNNDRFVELSKLD from the exons ATGGACTTGGCTGATGCGCCGGAGCAGCGGCTATCCTTAGACCAAATAACCAAGCTTCAATCTCTCTGTCAGTGCAGAATGTCAAG aatgcCTGTGCAGTACATCATCGGCGAATGGGATTTCAGAGATATTACGCTGAAACTGGTCCCTCCCGTCTTCATACCACGACCAGAAACCGAAATTCTGGTTGACATTGCACTCAGGAGAATGGCGGAAGCTAAGAATAGTCATTACATAGTGCTGGATATCGGCTGTGGCTCGGGAGCTATCTCTTTAGCTTTGGTTCACTCGAGCAACCAGATAGCAACGTCACAG aTTCAGTGCACATCTGTAGACAAAAGTTTATACGCTTGCGAATTGACCAGGCAAAATGCAGAGATTTTAGGACTACAGGACAAGTTGAGAATCGTAAACGCGGCTCTTAGGGAGAATGGTACAATAAAATCACTAAATGACTCTCATCCGGGTGTTGATTTTGACCAGCAACAGTTCGATATAATTATCAGCAATCCGCCATACATACCGActgaaaaattaatggaattagcaccggaaataaaaat aTATGAAGATCTCAGGGCTTTAGATGGAGGCAAGGATGGTTTAAGCTTGATAAAAGCAGTCCTGAGATATGCGTCAATAGCATTGATTCCCAGAGGTTTGCTGTTCATGGAAGTCGATCCTACGCATCCGGAATACATTGAATTCTTCACcaaaaaatatacagattTAAAACTAAAGTTCGAACACACGTACAAAGATTACTGCAACAATGATAGGTTtgttgaattatcaaaattagaTTGA